The following are from one region of the Rhodopirellula sp. P2 genome:
- a CDS encoding ATP-binding protein yields the protein MSKQDLLSSLSPLPIVNLAAINTPSSGLIVGTPEFCRRAFEKDDSCRQHYQRLAEQRAFGADEIPCPHGFASRKVSTPRGDFALTGFIPYPRLGGKNESARAKSNKKNKIASTEVGRASSSLQNVAKELDSVEQKTFDGVSAGLHEIRKLNREVKQTAERMCLRENRDDPTLANPETVKIWKASEMMSTHFNIIELVANETLMRLPVRSRVQPYRLFDKCARIYRPAGNTGRISLHANYNFQSEIAACDKTISIIPTVLIQNAIKYSPGDSEIVVEFSLKEQPFDVQDKLLVEVTNECSSVLQLDDSIFGRSVRIATDTDGSGFGLYVAQQVAIQHKTKIQFSTFHNATPNYCRFGIEFDVLT from the coding sequence ATGAGTAAACAGGATCTTCTGTCTTCATTGTCGCCACTTCCGATTGTGAATCTGGCCGCTATCAATACGCCTTCATCGGGCTTGATAGTGGGAACGCCTGAATTTTGCAGGCGCGCGTTTGAGAAAGATGACTCCTGTCGTCAGCACTACCAGCGACTCGCTGAGCAACGAGCTTTCGGTGCTGACGAAATTCCCTGTCCCCACGGGTTTGCGAGTCGCAAGGTAAGTACCCCACGTGGCGACTTTGCATTGACCGGGTTCATACCGTACCCCCGGCTAGGTGGCAAGAATGAATCCGCGCGGGCTAAGTCGAACAAAAAGAATAAGATTGCGTCAACTGAAGTAGGCCGAGCATCCAGCAGCTTGCAGAATGTTGCGAAGGAGCTGGATTCCGTTGAGCAAAAGACATTTGACGGCGTGAGTGCCGGGCTACACGAAATCCGAAAGCTCAATCGCGAAGTAAAGCAAACTGCTGAACGAATGTGCCTGCGTGAAAACAGAGACGATCCAACGCTTGCGAATCCAGAGACAGTCAAGATATGGAAGGCATCAGAAATGATGTCTACGCACTTCAATATTATCGAGTTGGTTGCTAACGAAACGCTGATGAGGCTACCTGTTCGCTCACGCGTGCAGCCCTATCGACTATTCGACAAGTGCGCGAGGATTTATCGCCCCGCTGGAAACACGGGCAGAATCTCGCTACACGCGAACTACAACTTTCAATCTGAAATCGCCGCTTGTGACAAAACAATTTCGATAATACCAACTGTCCTCATCCAGAACGCAATAAAGTACTCCCCTGGCGACTCTGAAATTGTTGTTGAGTTTTCACTCAAAGAGCAGCCCTTTGACGTGCAAGACAAGCTACTTGTCGAAGTAACCAACGAATGTTCAAGCGTGCTCCAGCTCGACGATTCAATTTTCGGTCGAAGCGTGCGAATTGCAACGGATACTGACGGATCCGGGTTCGGGCTCTACGTTGCTCAGCAAGTCGCCATCCAGCACAAGACGAAGATTCAGTTCAGCACGTTTCACAACGCGACACCAAACTACTGCAGGTTCGGGATTGAATTTGACGTGTTGACCTAG
- a CDS encoding BREX protein BrxB domain-containing protein, whose amino-acid sequence MGRIEDLADSYERNIKAPWQKNLAGAQKAIFVVYAKEDERKLNARIGDFEVRTKGAGHGWRQLDLAPLFPAWMSAEEYRESYFECPEDLQLKLDTEFFDYVVAAVRAELTAEDVDENTVVAIYGTSSLYGFLRVSEVLDKSVGDIRGRMVLFFPGTFQQDNYSLLGARDGWNYLATPITLHQGE is encoded by the coding sequence ATGGGACGAATTGAAGACCTAGCCGACAGTTACGAGCGAAACATTAAAGCGCCTTGGCAGAAGAATCTTGCCGGCGCCCAGAAAGCAATCTTCGTTGTCTATGCGAAAGAGGATGAACGAAAGCTCAATGCACGAATCGGTGACTTTGAAGTCCGCACGAAGGGTGCCGGCCACGGCTGGCGACAGCTTGATCTCGCTCCACTGTTTCCAGCATGGATGTCAGCGGAAGAATACCGCGAGTCCTATTTTGAATGTCCAGAAGATTTACAGCTCAAGCTGGACACTGAGTTTTTCGACTATGTCGTCGCGGCTGTGCGGGCCGAGTTGACTGCCGAGGATGTTGATGAAAACACTGTCGTCGCAATCTACGGCACATCTTCGCTGTATGGATTCCTGCGAGTCTCCGAGGTACTAGATAAATCGGTCGGCGACATCCGCGGACGCATGGTGTTGTTCTTTCCTGGAACATTTCAGCAAGACAACTACAGCCTGCTGGGCGCTCGTGATGGCTGGAACTATCTCGCCACGCCCATCACGCTTCACCAAGGCGAATAG
- a CDS encoding ParA family protein: MSVPIVSLFNCKGGVGKTTLTAHVAIMLGELGYRVVVADLDPQYNLSAMLLTESQLDQGWKYERTVFDALAPYHNDGSDILPPHLWPIRDDVALLSTDFRQSDFEERYAAGWSLAQHDNEEALKQLLGFRFVLEMAAEAHAADVVLVDLAPQFSAMNRAVLVNCTHLAVPLTPNALTLRTLQLLGATLGRWQSEWHEINETPCCAKYGVPIQDTLPIGYIVGHIHQRGRTTTAALQASMQQIPELYHRNILNQELSHRTPLGEDDACLAIIRNFHSLIQLADDAKKPVFDLKPADGAIGAHGGYVQEAYKDFEKLSKKIASRIGLST, encoded by the coding sequence ATGAGCGTTCCAATAGTGAGTCTGTTCAATTGCAAGGGGGGCGTTGGCAAAACCACGCTTACCGCTCATGTCGCAATCATGCTCGGCGAATTGGGATACCGCGTTGTTGTGGCAGATCTTGACCCGCAATACAACCTCTCTGCGATGTTGTTGACTGAGTCGCAGTTGGACCAAGGATGGAAATACGAGCGGACTGTTTTCGATGCGCTGGCTCCCTATCACAATGACGGTTCTGATATCCTTCCCCCACACCTTTGGCCGATCAGGGATGATGTTGCACTCCTATCGACGGACTTTCGTCAGTCCGACTTTGAGGAACGTTACGCGGCGGGCTGGAGTCTTGCTCAGCACGACAATGAAGAAGCTCTGAAGCAACTTCTTGGGTTTCGCTTCGTTCTTGAAATGGCAGCCGAAGCTCACGCAGCTGATGTCGTCCTCGTTGACTTAGCACCGCAGTTCTCTGCAATGAACCGAGCAGTGTTGGTGAACTGCACTCACTTGGCCGTTCCTCTTACACCGAATGCGCTCACACTACGAACGCTGCAGTTATTGGGAGCAACGCTCGGAAGATGGCAAAGTGAATGGCATGAAATCAATGAAACGCCGTGCTGCGCTAAGTATGGCGTTCCGATCCAAGATACACTCCCGATCGGATACATCGTCGGCCACATCCATCAGCGCGGTCGCACAACAACAGCCGCACTACAAGCGTCCATGCAACAAATCCCGGAACTGTATCATCGCAACATACTTAACCAGGAATTGAGTCACAGGACGCCGTTAGGCGAGGACGATGCGTGCCTTGCCATTATACGGAACTTTCATAGCTTGATCCAACTCGCCGATGACGCCAAGAAGCCAGTGTTTGATCTAAAACCTGCGGACGGAGCAATCGGAGCACACGGAGGCTACGTCCAAGAAGCCTACAAAGACTTTGAAAAACTAAGTAAAAAAATCGCGTCCCGTATTGGTTTGAGTACTTGA
- the brxC gene encoding BREX system P-loop protein BrxC: MIKNSELFVRDPAHSELMNNGQARITSEGTDQERDTLREELSNFVCEGQYEDGMVRILESYLQHLNGTSQPAAWVSGFFGSGKSHLLKMLCHLWIDTEFPDGSRARSLVKDLPEDVVAALKELDTEGRKAGGLHAVSGTLPSGDTSSVRLTVLGMILRSKGLPEQYAPAKFCLYLKNNGFYDQVKAAVEAKGKDFFRELNDLTVSPVLHDALVEVDAGYGDRKSARETIRGQFKKPADISSSELLQLTREVLSVDGKLPCTIIVLDEVQIHIGDSKDRTRDVVDVAEALSKQLESRIIVVGAGQNALASQAPHFKWLQDRFTIPIELSDTDVETVTRRVLLQKKPEHVDAIRKCLDVHSGEIERQLSGTRIGSKGSDREIMVEDYPLLPVRRRFWEHVFRAVDPTGTSGMLRSQLRIIHDALHDYASSGLGTVVPADLMFDQLQPSLVHQGVLLRELDETIRSLDDGTEKGKLKRRLCGLTFLIRKIPREAGFDIGVRASEEMLADLMVSDLQDDGARLRKEIPDLLEELVNDGILLKDHSEYNLQTKEYSDWDAEFRKREQQLNANSSELTSKRDALIRAASHDAIKGISLIQGERKEKRKLAIHFGDDAPVVDGDAVPVWIRDEYSASEKNVVDSARAAGTDSPIVFVFLPRGNSKDLEKQIVRYEASTGTIKIKGVPSTPEGDEARSAMESRQTDAQRTRDEILGEIVDAAKVFKGGGAEVMSLTIEEKVKDAAKDALDRMFPKFGDGDHKNWPVVISRAKNNDDAPLGAVSWTGETKGHPVCKALLREIGAGCEGRQLQKIFGNAPYGWSQDAIDGAIMALHNSGDITVRAGGDSVPPGKLDQTKIKKAELRQETITLSASDKIALRGLFPTAGVPTRPSDDLEDKSSEFLKAMFDLASRAGGDAPLPVRPDTDHLTDLRNHAGNERLAKLLAVRDELSKQAEDWTALAELSEKRMPQWQRLGRLMKHGDGMDEFADIRSAADGIRDSRLLLEKTDHVTPLVKKAAAALRSAVTSAHDQYESTYNSEFESLKASESWQKTDAAKQSELMQAEGLNGVPAISVGSDDELLRTLDATPLSSWKDKTDALTSRFASVDARAAKLHEPKLQRMHLSSGTLKTPDDVKFWLAEQEAAINQKLKDGPVVIS; encoded by the coding sequence ATGATTAAGAACAGCGAGCTATTCGTCCGTGATCCAGCCCATTCGGAGCTGATGAATAATGGTCAGGCACGGATCACGTCGGAAGGTACCGACCAGGAACGCGACACGCTTCGCGAAGAGCTTTCAAATTTTGTATGCGAAGGCCAGTACGAAGATGGAATGGTTCGCATCTTGGAGTCGTATCTTCAGCACCTTAATGGCACAAGTCAGCCGGCCGCCTGGGTCAGCGGCTTCTTTGGAAGTGGTAAATCTCACCTTCTAAAGATGCTGTGTCACCTCTGGATCGACACCGAGTTTCCTGATGGTTCTCGCGCCCGTTCGCTGGTAAAGGATTTACCCGAGGACGTGGTCGCAGCGTTGAAGGAGCTGGACACCGAAGGACGCAAGGCTGGCGGGCTCCACGCCGTTTCGGGAACGCTGCCATCGGGTGACACCAGCAGCGTTCGTTTGACCGTCTTGGGCATGATCCTGCGATCAAAGGGACTACCCGAACAATATGCTCCGGCAAAGTTCTGCCTCTACCTCAAAAACAACGGTTTCTACGATCAAGTCAAAGCTGCCGTTGAAGCCAAGGGAAAAGACTTCTTTCGCGAGCTGAACGACCTGACCGTCAGTCCCGTATTGCACGACGCCTTGGTGGAGGTCGATGCCGGATATGGTGACCGCAAGTCGGCACGGGAAACGATCCGAGGGCAGTTCAAGAAACCAGCGGACATTTCCTCGTCGGAATTGTTACAGCTGACACGTGAAGTGCTTTCGGTCGATGGGAAGTTGCCATGCACGATCATCGTGCTGGACGAAGTGCAAATCCACATTGGCGACTCGAAGGATCGGACTCGAGATGTAGTCGATGTTGCCGAAGCGCTCAGCAAGCAGTTGGAATCTCGGATCATCGTTGTTGGTGCGGGACAGAACGCACTCGCGTCCCAGGCACCACACTTCAAATGGCTTCAAGATCGCTTCACGATCCCGATCGAACTTTCGGACACCGATGTCGAAACGGTGACGCGTCGTGTCTTGTTGCAGAAAAAGCCCGAACACGTTGACGCGATACGCAAGTGCCTCGACGTACACTCCGGTGAAATCGAACGTCAGCTCTCTGGGACGCGAATCGGAAGCAAAGGCAGCGACCGCGAAATCATGGTTGAAGACTATCCCTTGCTGCCGGTACGACGTCGGTTTTGGGAGCACGTGTTCCGCGCCGTCGATCCAACAGGCACGAGCGGAATGCTTCGGTCTCAGTTGCGAATCATTCACGATGCGCTACACGACTACGCATCCAGCGGACTAGGCACGGTGGTGCCGGCCGATCTGATGTTCGACCAGCTTCAGCCGAGCCTGGTTCACCAAGGTGTGCTACTTCGTGAACTCGATGAAACAATTCGATCACTCGACGACGGCACCGAAAAGGGAAAACTGAAACGCCGGCTTTGCGGTCTGACCTTCTTGATTCGCAAGATCCCACGTGAGGCCGGATTTGATATCGGCGTTCGCGCGTCGGAGGAGATGCTGGCCGACTTGATGGTCAGCGATCTCCAAGACGACGGGGCGCGGCTTCGCAAAGAGATTCCGGATTTGCTTGAAGAACTCGTCAACGACGGAATTTTGCTGAAGGACCACAGTGAATACAACCTTCAAACCAAGGAGTATTCCGACTGGGACGCTGAGTTCCGCAAGCGAGAGCAGCAGCTCAATGCAAACTCTAGCGAGCTAACCTCCAAGCGTGACGCGCTGATCCGTGCAGCCAGTCATGACGCCATCAAGGGTATTTCGCTGATCCAAGGTGAGCGAAAAGAGAAACGCAAGTTGGCGATCCACTTCGGCGACGATGCCCCGGTCGTCGACGGTGATGCGGTACCCGTATGGATTCGAGATGAGTACTCGGCCAGTGAAAAGAACGTGGTCGATTCAGCTCGTGCCGCCGGAACCGACAGTCCGATTGTCTTTGTCTTCCTGCCGCGCGGAAACTCGAAGGACTTAGAGAAGCAGATCGTTCGTTATGAGGCTTCGACTGGAACCATCAAAATCAAAGGTGTCCCGAGCACGCCAGAGGGAGACGAAGCACGGAGCGCGATGGAAAGTCGGCAAACTGATGCCCAGCGTACTCGCGATGAAATCCTTGGTGAAATTGTCGACGCCGCCAAAGTATTCAAGGGCGGCGGTGCCGAGGTGATGTCACTTACGATCGAGGAAAAGGTCAAAGACGCCGCCAAGGATGCCCTCGACCGGATGTTTCCCAAGTTTGGTGACGGTGACCACAAGAATTGGCCTGTCGTCATCAGTCGTGCCAAGAACAACGACGATGCACCACTGGGCGCCGTTAGTTGGACGGGCGAAACAAAGGGCCACCCCGTATGCAAAGCCTTACTGCGTGAGATCGGGGCCGGATGCGAAGGTCGTCAGCTGCAGAAGATTTTTGGAAACGCACCCTACGGCTGGTCGCAAGACGCGATCGACGGCGCAATCATGGCGTTGCACAACTCAGGCGATATCACCGTTCGTGCTGGCGGTGACAGCGTCCCGCCGGGCAAGTTGGACCAGACCAAGATAAAGAAGGCAGAACTCCGGCAGGAAACGATCACGCTATCCGCCAGTGACAAGATTGCCCTTCGCGGCTTGTTCCCGACGGCCGGGGTTCCGACACGTCCAAGCGATGATTTGGAAGATAAGTCAAGCGAGTTCCTCAAGGCGATGTTTGACTTGGCCAGCCGCGCTGGCGGCGACGCACCACTGCCGGTTCGCCCCGATACGGATCATCTGACTGACCTGCGAAATCACGCAGGCAACGAACGACTGGCAAAGCTGCTGGCCGTTCGTGATGAACTCAGCAAGCAAGCCGAGGATTGGACAGCGCTTGCCGAGCTATCCGAGAAGAGAATGCCCCAGTGGCAACGCCTCGGTCGGCTGATGAAGCACGGTGACGGGATGGATGAGTTCGCCGACATTCGATCTGCGGCAGATGGAATACGCGACAGTCGTTTGCTGCTGGAGAAGACCGATCACGTAACGCCGTTGGTCAAGAAAGCCGCGGCGGCCTTGCGGTCGGCAGTGACGTCGGCTCACGATCAATACGAAAGCACCTACAACTCCGAGTTTGAGTCATTGAAGGCCAGCGAGTCATGGCAGAAGACGGATGCAGCAAAACAGTCTGAGTTGATGCAGGCAGAAGGATTGAACGGAGTTCCAGCGATCTCCGTTGGCAGCGACGACGAACTGCTGCGAACGCTTGATGCGACTCCTCTTTCATCGTGGAAAGACAAGACTGACGCACTGACCAGTCGATTTGCCAGTGTTGACGCGAGAGCCGCCAAGCTGCATGAACCCAAGCTTCAACGTATGCACTTGTCGAGTGGAACCTTGAAGACGCCTGATGATGTGAAGTTTTGGTTGGCAGAGCAGGAGGCAGCCATCAATCAAAAACTGAAAGACGGCCCTGTCGTCATTAGCTAG
- a CDS encoding metallophosphoesterase, with the protein MYDIIGDTHGHADELKALLSDLRYSSRRRGYRHPDRKAVFVGDFVDRGSAIGEVVEIARAMVDAGDALAVMGNHECNAIAFHTPRPGKPWSGKTSEWFPAHADRNFKQHQATLDQLSPANSPTRSPGSKRFRLRLRSVGSVWLTLRGRNGTSTVSTKRWPTRADSRPTFLPCRKTPAAN; encoded by the coding sequence ATGTACGACATCATTGGTGACACTCATGGGCATGCTGATGAACTAAAAGCATTGCTTTCCGATTTGCGATATAGCTCACGCCGCCGTGGCTATCGGCATCCCGATCGAAAGGCTGTCTTCGTTGGTGACTTCGTCGATCGGGGATCGGCGATCGGAGAAGTCGTCGAGATTGCTCGGGCGATGGTGGATGCGGGGGACGCGCTCGCGGTGATGGGGAACCATGAGTGCAACGCGATCGCGTTTCATACTCCGCGGCCTGGGAAGCCCTGGTCTGGAAAGACCAGCGAATGGTTTCCGGCTCATGCGGACAGGAATTTCAAGCAGCATCAGGCGACGCTGGATCAGTTGTCGCCGGCGAACTCGCCGACGCGATCACCTGGTTCAAAACGCTTCCGGTTGCGATTGAGATCGGTGGGATCCGTGTGGCTCACGCTTCGTGGCAGAAACGGGACATCGACTGTCTCAACGAAGCGTTGGCCGACGCGGGCAGATTCGCGCCCGACTTTCTTGCCATGTCGGAAGACCCCGGCAGCGAATTAA
- the metK gene encoding methionine adenosyltransferase, producing the protein MSNESGRFLFTSESVSMGHPDKLADRISDSILDALLAQDPNSRVACETLVTTGLAVIAGEISSQADVDYEKIVRDTIVAVGYDDPDIGIDGKTCEVQIRLDAQSPDIAQGVNSDEASGKDIGAGDQGLMFGYACKDTPELMPLPIALSHRIINRITEARFNKEVDWLRPDNKSQVTVEYEGNRPVRIEAVVVSAQHGPDVSHDEIEKFVIENVVKPSIPAELDKGDIKYHINPTGKFIIGGPHGDCGLTGRKIIVDTYGGWGRHGGGAFSGKDSTKVDRSAAYMARYVAKNIVAAGLAERCEVQLAYAIGVTEPVSVHVDTEGTGTIEDAKLCELIREHFPLTPGGIIEHLQLRRPVFVETTAGGHFGREGDGFTWEKTDKAEALAEAAGATATV; encoded by the coding sequence GTGAGTAACGAATCAGGCCGTTTTCTTTTCACCAGTGAATCGGTCAGCATGGGCCACCCCGACAAGCTGGCGGACCGAATTTCCGACAGCATCTTGGATGCACTGTTGGCCCAAGATCCCAACAGCCGCGTCGCATGCGAAACGCTGGTCACCACGGGATTGGCCGTCATCGCCGGTGAAATCTCTTCCCAAGCAGACGTCGACTACGAAAAAATTGTTCGCGACACGATCGTGGCCGTCGGCTATGACGATCCCGACATCGGAATCGATGGCAAGACCTGCGAAGTCCAAATCCGCTTGGACGCGCAAAGCCCCGACATCGCTCAAGGCGTGAACTCCGACGAAGCCTCGGGCAAAGACATCGGCGCGGGCGACCAAGGCCTGATGTTCGGTTACGCCTGCAAAGACACACCTGAATTGATGCCCCTGCCGATCGCGCTCTCGCATCGCATTATCAACCGCATCACCGAAGCTCGCTTCAACAAAGAAGTCGACTGGTTGCGTCCCGACAACAAGAGCCAAGTCACGGTCGAGTACGAAGGCAATCGCCCCGTTCGCATCGAAGCCGTCGTCGTCAGCGCTCAACACGGCCCAGACGTTTCGCACGATGAAATCGAAAAGTTCGTGATTGAAAACGTCGTCAAACCTTCGATCCCAGCCGAGCTGGACAAGGGCGACATCAAGTATCACATCAACCCAACCGGCAAGTTCATCATCGGTGGACCTCACGGCGATTGTGGCTTGACCGGCCGCAAGATCATCGTGGACACCTACGGCGGCTGGGGCCGTCACGGTGGTGGTGCCTTCAGTGGCAAGGACTCGACCAAGGTTGACCGCAGTGCAGCTTACATGGCTCGCTACGTTGCCAAGAACATCGTGGCGGCTGGCCTCGCCGAACGCTGCGAAGTCCAATTGGCTTACGCGATTGGTGTGACGGAACCTGTCAGCGTTCACGTGGACACCGAAGGCACCGGCACAATCGAGGACGCCAAACTTTGCGAACTGATCCGCGAGCACTTCCCGTTGACTCCCGGTGGGATCATCGAGCACTTGCAACTGCGTCGTCCCGTGTTCGTTGAAACCACCGCTGGTGGCCACTTCGGTCGCGAAGGCGATGGCTTCACCTGGGAAAAAACCGACAAAGCAGAAGCTTTGGCGGAAGCCGCTGGTGCCACCGCCACCGTCTGA
- a CDS encoding lipase family protein, with the protein MGDHAVIVLRGTESSLYDVLQDLNFIKSTNDNGSMHGGFRSGYSDSMHRQVNDLLHRFQSKQVWITGHSLGALSLLFVRMISSSIRSTRLPA; encoded by the coding sequence ATGGGCGATCATGCCGTCATCGTTTTGAGAGGAACCGAAAGTAGTTTGTACGATGTGCTTCAAGACTTGAACTTCATCAAGTCGACGAATGATAACGGCTCGATGCACGGTGGTTTTCGATCTGGCTACAGCGATTCCATGCATCGGCAAGTCAATGACCTGCTACACAGATTTCAGTCGAAGCAGGTTTGGATTACCGGCCATAGTCTTGGGGCGCTCTCTCTGTTGTTTGTGCGCATGATCTCATCGTCGATAAGAAGCACCCGATTGCCGGCGTGA
- a CDS encoding metallophosphoesterase family protein, whose translation MNQPLRRIAWITDPHFDHAKLDVWQSWVAKLLELDPDAILITGDLSEGDDVAYQLRCLAETLDRPIHFVLGNHDFYGKSIASTRRDLIALCRDVPQLTYLTDHPPVPLNASTALIGEDGWGDATEGNYAGSMVRLNDFQLIEDFRTSHPDGWQSLLKAEGKAAADRIAEKLRNLPDEITQVLIATHVPPFREACWYEGKTTDDNWAPFFVCGQVGQALREAAAQAPNRKHVVLCGHTHHDGVAQMTDNLVVHTGFSRYGSLEIESMLTIEEDIIELSRPTLCFP comes from the coding sequence TTGAATCAGCCGCTTCGCCGAATCGCGTGGATCACCGACCCGCACTTCGATCATGCCAAACTCGATGTTTGGCAGTCGTGGGTGGCAAAGCTGCTGGAACTGGATCCCGACGCGATTCTGATCACGGGCGATTTGTCCGAGGGAGACGACGTTGCCTATCAATTGCGATGCCTGGCCGAGACCCTGGATCGGCCGATTCACTTCGTGCTGGGCAACCACGATTTCTATGGCAAATCGATCGCGTCCACCCGGCGCGATCTGATCGCCCTGTGCCGTGACGTTCCACAACTGACCTACCTGACCGACCATCCCCCGGTGCCGCTCAATGCCTCAACCGCCTTGATCGGAGAGGATGGCTGGGGCGATGCGACGGAGGGCAACTACGCCGGCTCGATGGTTCGCCTGAACGACTTCCAACTGATCGAAGACTTTCGCACCAGCCACCCCGATGGCTGGCAATCCTTGCTCAAGGCCGAGGGGAAAGCCGCGGCGGACCGGATCGCTGAAAAGCTACGCAACTTGCCCGACGAGATCACGCAAGTCTTGATTGCCACGCATGTGCCGCCGTTTCGAGAAGCCTGTTGGTACGAAGGCAAAACGACGGATGACAACTGGGCCCCGTTCTTCGTCTGCGGTCAAGTTGGGCAAGCACTCCGCGAAGCCGCCGCCCAAGCCCCCAACCGGAAACACGTTGTCCTCTGCGGTCACACCCACCACGACGGTGTGGCACAGATGACCGACAACCTCGTTGTCCACACTGGTTTTTCACGCTATGGCAGCCTGGAAATCGAGTCGATGCTGACGATCGAAGAGGATATCATCGAACTCTCACGTCCCACCCTTTGCTTCCCATGA
- a CDS encoding ATP-binding protein, whose amino-acid sequence MLTDQELKELYEDIESDRVERKQSAADPKKIQQAICAFANDMPGHKKPGVLFIGVKDDGSCMNLPIDDKLLLNLSQLRSTGNILPLPSLIVQKKTINGCEVAIVIVEPSRLPPVRFKGRSWIRVGPRRDTATREEEQRLTERRRAGNLPWDMQPISSATLDDLDLDLFRNTYLPSAIAPQVIAENKRTIEQQLRSLRFLDADEVTPTVAGLLTLGKSPADFLPGAYLQFVKINGTKLSDPVASQRAIHGPISELIRKSEETVEANIEIETDFKSAPTEIRVPDYPIVAIQQLLRNAIMHRSYETTNAPTRLMWFSDRVEILSPGGPYGAVTIENFGRPGEADYRNPTIAEVMRNLGFVQKFGAGIQSARDALTDNGSPPLELTPQSTFVSVTLRKRT is encoded by the coding sequence ATGCTCACCGACCAAGAATTGAAGGAGCTTTACGAGGACATCGAGTCTGATCGCGTTGAACGGAAGCAATCGGCTGCCGATCCGAAGAAGATTCAACAGGCGATTTGTGCCTTCGCTAATGACATGCCGGGGCACAAAAAACCTGGAGTTCTGTTCATTGGCGTAAAAGATGATGGCAGCTGCATGAATCTCCCGATTGATGACAAACTACTACTTAATCTCTCTCAACTGCGTTCTACCGGCAACATTCTTCCGCTCCCGTCATTGATCGTGCAGAAGAAAACGATCAATGGTTGTGAAGTAGCAATTGTGATTGTCGAACCATCGCGGCTTCCCCCTGTTCGTTTTAAGGGACGGAGCTGGATTCGAGTTGGCCCTCGTCGCGATACGGCTACGCGTGAAGAAGAGCAAAGGCTTACCGAACGACGAAGGGCTGGTAACCTACCGTGGGATATGCAGCCGATCTCTTCGGCGACCTTAGACGACCTTGACCTAGATCTGTTTCGAAATACGTATCTACCTTCTGCAATTGCGCCACAAGTAATCGCAGAAAACAAAAGAACAATCGAGCAGCAACTTAGATCGCTGCGGTTCCTTGACGCCGATGAGGTAACGCCTACGGTTGCTGGTTTGCTCACACTAGGCAAGTCGCCAGCTGATTTCTTGCCAGGTGCATACTTACAGTTTGTGAAGATTAACGGAACTAAACTCTCTGATCCCGTGGCGAGTCAGCGAGCGATCCATGGCCCGATATCAGAGTTGATTCGGAAGTCGGAAGAAACAGTAGAAGCTAACATTGAAATCGAAACCGACTTTAAGTCCGCTCCTACGGAAATTCGTGTCCCCGATTATCCAATTGTCGCCATCCAACAACTGCTGCGAAACGCAATCATGCACCGTAGCTATGAAACGACCAACGCGCCAACGCGACTAATGTGGTTCAGTGATCGCGTTGAGATTCTAAGTCCCGGTGGCCCTTATGGCGCGGTAACCATTGAAAACTTTGGACGTCCGGGAGAAGCTGACTATCGCAACCCGACTATTGCAGAAGTAATGCGAAACCTTGGGTTTGTTCAAAAGTTTGGAGCTGGAATTCAGTCCGCACGAGATGCGCTGACCGACAACGGCAGTCCCCCATTAGAGTTGACCCCACAATCGACCTTTGTCTCCGTGACACTGAGGAAACGAACATGA